One genomic region from Dehalobacter restrictus DSM 9455 encodes:
- a CDS encoding IS110 family transposase: MKNRNNIKLEAITPKTLIVGVDIAKETQWARFVDYRGIELGKALKFQNDKTGFETILASIETICKNKRLDDVIVGMEPTGHYWKPLDNYLLMQEVKVVMVNPYHTKKAKELDDNSQTKSDKKDALTIAKLVRDGRYYEVYMPQDIFAELRVLSNARISLMKRHNALKNTITAVMDEYFPEMKLVFKNALNGKASMQILKTCPFPSLILELGVEGVLAEIKKAVKKTVGRKKAQQLVETAQNSIGVSYGTASSKLKLELMIEELELLTKQLEQVESKMELALAETGIGEIILGIPGIGVVTAASFLGEIGDPLRFDHPRQISKMAGYNLVEDSSGKSKSGTAISKRGRKNLRSILYRMAMTMVAVNKEMKELYLYLKTRETNPLKKKQALVVISEKIITVIYNLVKKQTEYKAELVLGECRKNQISNQAA; the protein is encoded by the coding sequence ATGAAGAACCGTAACAATATTAAATTAGAAGCAATAACACCTAAAACACTAATAGTGGGAGTAGACATCGCCAAAGAAACGCAGTGGGCCCGGTTCGTGGATTATCGTGGCATAGAATTGGGGAAAGCCCTGAAATTCCAGAACGATAAAACCGGCTTCGAAACTATCTTAGCAAGCATCGAAACAATTTGCAAGAACAAAAGACTTGACGACGTAATCGTAGGAATGGAACCCACAGGGCACTACTGGAAACCGCTGGACAACTATCTGTTGATGCAAGAAGTAAAAGTAGTCATGGTTAATCCCTACCACACCAAAAAAGCCAAAGAGCTGGATGACAACAGCCAGACCAAGAGCGATAAGAAAGATGCTCTAACCATAGCGAAACTTGTGCGTGACGGCAGGTATTACGAAGTATATATGCCCCAAGATATATTCGCGGAACTAAGAGTGCTGTCAAACGCCAGGATCAGCCTCATGAAGCGGCATAACGCTTTAAAAAACACCATCACAGCAGTAATGGATGAATACTTTCCTGAAATGAAACTCGTATTCAAAAATGCATTAAACGGGAAAGCGTCCATGCAGATATTAAAGACCTGCCCATTCCCTTCACTGATACTTGAATTGGGAGTTGAGGGAGTACTTGCCGAGATAAAGAAAGCCGTCAAAAAGACAGTAGGCAGGAAAAAAGCTCAGCAGCTTGTAGAAACAGCCCAAAACTCCATAGGCGTGAGTTATGGAACAGCGTCGTCAAAATTGAAATTAGAGTTAATGATCGAGGAATTGGAATTACTAACAAAGCAGCTCGAACAAGTGGAAAGCAAAATGGAACTGGCTCTGGCAGAGACAGGAATCGGGGAAATCATTCTCGGCATCCCCGGTATAGGAGTGGTCACCGCAGCAAGTTTTTTAGGCGAGATAGGCGATCCGCTGAGATTTGACCATCCGCGTCAGATAAGCAAAATGGCCGGATACAACCTTGTTGAAGACAGCTCCGGCAAGAGTAAAAGTGGAACAGCAATCTCCAAGCGCGGAAGGAAAAACTTGAGAAGTATTTTATACCGGATGGCCATGACCATGGTTGCAGTAAACAAAGAAATGAAAGAACTGTACCTTTACCTGAAAACGCGCGAAACCAATCCGCTTAAGAAAAAGCAAGCACTTGTTGTTATTTCCGAAAAAATAATAACAGTAATATACAATCTGGTAAAAAAGCAAACAGAATACAAGGCAGAATTAGTGCTTGGGGAATGCAGAAAGAACCAAATCAGCAATCAAGCTGCTTAA
- a CDS encoding PqqD family peptide modification chaperone, producing MFFKQKSNIIFRNYESFGYVTDNRNFGYKRTDDNKNNIGDKILSESGAVFFSALGRKPQTLDDLAKKINKQFTDVDIEIIKNDARDFYFMLEQDGFIVSGETIQECEKRDTKFSYKILGNH from the coding sequence ATGTTTTTCAAACAAAAATCTAATATTATATTCAGAAACTATGAGTCCTTCGGGTATGTAACGGACAATAGGAATTTCGGATATAAACGAACTGATGATAACAAAAACAACATCGGAGATAAAATTCTATCGGAAAGTGGGGCTGTATTTTTTTCTGCTTTAGGTAGAAAACCTCAAACCCTTGATGATCTCGCCAAAAAAATAAATAAGCAATTTACAGATGTTGACATTGAAATAATTAAGAATGATGCCAGAGACTTTTATTTTATGCTTGAACAGGATGGATTTATTGTATCTGGCGAAACAATTCAGGAATGCGAAAAAAGAGACACAAAGTTTTCGTACAAAATACTAGGGAACCACTGA
- the istA gene encoding IS21 family transposase, producing MKGFKMYKQIQQLKEIGFTRSRAAKQLNINRETVTRYWNLTADEFAIQLYSINRELLLSKYEEIIISWLRQYPTMTAAQVCDWLKEHYGEEYIKERTVSRYVKGLRDKYNLKKSNHPRDYEAVEELPMGQQLQVDFGEKWMQSIDGGRVKVRFAAFVLAHARYKWAFFQTRAFTTSDLVRSCHECFRYMGGMPLELVFDQDSIVSVSENYGDIIHTFEFEKFRQECNLKVYLCRAADPESKGKIENVVKYIKYNFLENRLFADEDILNNSFLNWLDRTGNAKTHGTTKKIPAKVFEDEREHLSPLLDIRSNSDVTIYRNVRKDNTIVYDSNRYSLPLGTYNKQKEVSIEAKSERLIIMTVFGEFICEHPIATGRGQLIKSTSHSRDVTDSMDKAQNTVDALLLFKATDFLQTIRTEKARYARDQFRLLQTLCDKYGIDDVLNAIKYCEVSKLYGITYVKDFLEHSAKPKQVIVLNAIPVSNSKYHVTTEKRSLDVYAKAGGSHE from the coding sequence ATGAAAGGATTTAAGATGTATAAACAGATACAGCAACTTAAGGAGATAGGATTCACTCGGTCTCGAGCAGCCAAGCAGCTGAACATAAATCGGGAAACCGTAACACGGTATTGGAATCTGACGGCGGATGAATTTGCCATACAGTTGTATAGCATTAACCGGGAGCTGTTACTTTCAAAATATGAGGAAATTATCATCAGCTGGCTGAGACAATATCCAACAATGACAGCTGCGCAAGTATGCGATTGGCTCAAAGAGCATTATGGAGAAGAATATATCAAAGAACGTACTGTCAGCCGTTATGTCAAAGGATTACGAGATAAATACAATCTTAAAAAGTCCAACCATCCCAGGGATTATGAGGCTGTAGAAGAGCTCCCAATGGGTCAGCAGCTACAAGTGGACTTCGGTGAAAAGTGGATGCAATCCATTGATGGAGGACGTGTAAAGGTTCGCTTCGCAGCCTTCGTACTCGCTCATGCCCGTTACAAATGGGCCTTCTTTCAAACTCGCGCATTCACAACAAGCGATCTGGTTCGCAGCTGCCATGAGTGCTTCAGATACATGGGAGGAATGCCGCTGGAGCTGGTATTTGATCAGGATAGCATTGTCAGTGTTTCAGAAAACTATGGAGATATTATTCATACCTTTGAGTTTGAGAAGTTTCGGCAGGAATGCAATTTAAAAGTATACCTTTGCCGCGCAGCTGATCCGGAAAGCAAGGGTAAGATCGAAAATGTCGTTAAGTACATCAAATATAATTTCTTGGAAAACAGACTCTTTGCTGACGAAGACATTCTCAACAATTCGTTCCTGAATTGGCTGGATAGAACCGGCAACGCCAAGACTCACGGTACTACTAAAAAGATACCGGCTAAAGTGTTTGAGGATGAACGAGAACACCTTAGCCCCCTGCTGGACATACGATCAAACAGTGATGTAACCATCTACAGGAACGTTCGAAAAGATAACACCATCGTTTACGACAGTAACCGATACTCTTTACCTCTTGGTACATACAACAAGCAAAAAGAGGTCAGCATTGAGGCGAAGAGTGAAAGATTGATCATTATGACCGTTTTCGGTGAGTTTATCTGTGAACATCCAATCGCAACCGGCAGAGGTCAATTAATAAAAAGCACCAGTCACTCCAGAGATGTTACCGACTCGATGGATAAAGCTCAAAATACGGTTGATGCGTTGTTATTATTCAAGGCAACAGATTTTCTGCAGACAATCCGAACAGAAAAAGCGCGCTATGCCCGTGATCAGTTTCGTCTGCTGCAAACATTATGCGATAAATATGGGATTGATGACGTGCTAAATGCCATCAAATATTGTGAGGTGAGCAAACTCTACGGAATAACTTATGTAAAGGATTTTTTAGAGCACAGTGCCAAGCCAAAACAAGTAATCGTCCTCAATGCTATTCCGGTTAGCAACAGCAAGTACCATGTAACCACTGAGAAACGCTCTCTGGACGTTTATGCAAAGGCAGGTGGCAGCCATGAATGA
- a CDS encoding recombinase family protein, with amino-acid sequence MKNVRIIPPKPKENKKLRVAAYCRVSTSGPEQMRSLEIQISAYKKMIKSHPNWLFAGVFYDIESGLRRSGRKSLDKLLRRAEKGKIDYIITKSISRVSRDTLEVLKIVRFLRERGINMHFENEKLDSIEADKEFEITLRGMLAQDESRNISENIQWGIQRKFEKGEIYTKYKNFMGYTCVDGEIVIVPDQAEVVRKIFDLYLHGLSLGQIKAYLESQGIKTATGKDDWNVKTIRDMLKNEKYKGDTMLQKTFTEDFMTGKKRRNDGQRNKYYVKDSHPAIVSAEVFDKVQEEMAKRSRVISNEDGTVEISGSKYNGKYLLGNLLVCGDCGASYRRRTERGKVVWRCATRIEKGKEACPHSPTLDEGRVQDTLSTAVCPNGVYDEGIIRNEVDKIQVFDASILVICKNGSQEESSF; translated from the coding sequence ATGAAGAATGTTCGAATCATACCGCCTAAACCCAAAGAAAATAAAAAGCTCAGGGTTGCCGCCTACTGCCGAGTCAGCACATCCGGGCCAGAGCAGATGCGCAGCCTTGAGATTCAGATAAGCGCATATAAGAAAATGATAAAAAGCCATCCCAACTGGCTATTTGCCGGTGTGTTCTATGATATCGAAAGTGGACTTCGACGAAGCGGCAGAAAAAGTTTGGATAAACTGCTCAGGAGAGCAGAAAAAGGTAAAATCGATTACATTATCACAAAGTCAATCAGCAGGGTATCGAGGGATACGCTGGAGGTTTTGAAGATTGTAAGATTTTTACGAGAGCGAGGGATCAATATGCATTTTGAAAATGAGAAACTGGACTCAATCGAGGCAGATAAAGAATTTGAGATTACGCTGAGGGGCATGCTGGCACAGGACGAAAGCCGGAATATCAGCGAGAATATTCAATGGGGAATTCAGCGCAAGTTTGAAAAGGGCGAGATCTACACGAAGTACAAGAATTTCATGGGATACACTTGCGTTGACGGTGAGATTGTCATAGTTCCGGACCAGGCAGAAGTAGTCAGAAAGATATTTGATTTATATTTGCATGGCCTGTCACTGGGACAAATAAAGGCTTATCTGGAATCTCAGGGGATTAAAACAGCAACAGGCAAAGATGATTGGAATGTGAAAACGATTCGTGACATGCTAAAGAACGAGAAATATAAAGGCGATACCATGCTTCAAAAGACCTTTACCGAGGATTTTATGACCGGTAAGAAAAGAAGAAATGATGGGCAGCGAAACAAGTATTATGTGAAAGACAGTCATCCAGCTATTGTCTCTGCTGAAGTATTCGACAAGGTTCAGGAGGAAATGGCCAAGCGTTCAAGGGTTATCAGTAATGAGGATGGCACCGTGGAAATCAGCGGCAGTAAATATAACGGCAAATACCTTCTGGGGAATTTGCTTGTATGCGGCGATTGCGGCGCATCTTATCGAAGAAGAACGGAAAGAGGCAAAGTTGTTTGGCGCTGCGCGACCCGGATTGAGAAAGGCAAGGAGGCATGTCCCCATTCCCCTACTCTTGATGAAGGACGGGTACAGGATACTCTGAGTACGGCTGTTTGCCCGAACGGAGTTTATGATGAAGGCATAATCAGGAATGAAGTTGATAAAATCCAGGTTTTTGATGCATCTATCCTGGTTATCTGCAAGAATGGGTCACAGGAGGAAAGCTCATTCTAG
- a CDS encoding DUF6710 family protein, with amino-acid sequence MYAFIGVKWYGLVYHSQWGYKKMFFINKKNEDRKKQLKSILGIAQRIIDKSETSDNFLHPIYRYINGIGLSVLQRLLMQLFTGQEVDDVEVLFIDLGRDVKDNNNEYIYKSVSIENNGEMSISLKDNLVIPVAWNIDRFESAITRIGADCEDPFEFDKLNHRSILFLPIGITIVYNGNHSILSGIIKREGIIHPTEVVDLAPLYEKARFDGIHYRDNESNQVIQEVRNFELGAIYEIGRLLIKNDISFLG; translated from the coding sequence TTGTATGCTTTCATTGGCGTAAAATGGTATGGTTTAGTTTACCATTCACAATGGGGATATAAAAAGATGTTTTTTATAAATAAAAAGAATGAAGACAGAAAAAAACAATTAAAAAGTATTCTTGGTATAGCTCAAAGAATTATTGATAAATCGGAAACATCCGATAATTTTCTACACCCAATTTACAGATATATTAATGGAATTGGTTTATCGGTTTTGCAGAGACTTCTAATGCAACTTTTTACAGGACAAGAAGTTGACGATGTAGAAGTATTGTTTATTGATTTGGGTCGTGATGTAAAAGACAACAATAATGAATATATATACAAAAGCGTTTCTATCGAAAATAATGGAGAAATGTCAATAAGCTTAAAAGATAACTTAGTAATTCCAGTCGCTTGGAATATCGATAGATTTGAAAGTGCTATAACAAGAATAGGTGCTGATTGCGAGGATCCATTTGAATTTGATAAATTGAATCATAGGTCAATATTATTTTTACCTATTGGCATTACTATTGTTTATAATGGTAATCATTCAATCTTAAGCGGTATTATAAAAAGAGAAGGCATTATTCATCCAACAGAGGTGGTTGACTTAGCTCCGTTATACGAAAAGGCTAGATTTGATGGAATCCACTACAGGGATAATGAAAGTAACCAAGTTATCCAAGAGGTCAGGAACTTTGAATTAGGTGCTATATATGAAATTGGTAGATTGTTAATCAAAAATGATATCTCATTTTTGGGTTAA
- a CDS encoding virulence RhuM family protein, translated as MGDISKQSKIILYQTDEGKIRVNVYYAEESFWLTQKALGELFDVDRTVITKHLKNIFTENELKEEAVCAKFAHTAEDGKTYNTNYYNLDAIIAVGYRVNSKKATQFRIWATQTLKEYIVKGFVLNDDMLKNGRPFGKDYFDELLERIREIRASERRAYQKIADVFEQCSSDYNSNSEETKIFYAFVQNKMHFAITGKTAAEIIHGRADSEHPTMGLTTWKASPHGKILKSDVKVAKNYLNQNELDRLNRIVTMYIDYAEFQALNQNIMTMKDWLHITDEFLKFNRREVLKDSGKISHEDAMDKAKKEYEKFRVRQDERYISEFDKTMEKYLKGNTKQ; from the coding sequence GTGGGCGACATATCAAAACAAAGTAAGATCATTCTTTACCAGACTGACGAAGGAAAGATAAGAGTCAATGTCTATTATGCAGAGGAAAGTTTTTGGCTGACCCAAAAAGCCCTGGGTGAGCTTTTTGACGTGGATAGAACGGTAATCACCAAACATTTGAAGAATATATTTACCGAAAATGAATTGAAAGAAGAAGCAGTATGTGCAAAATTTGCACATACTGCCGAAGACGGAAAAACATATAATACCAACTATTATAATCTCGATGCTATTATCGCTGTTGGCTATCGGGTCAACTCCAAAAAAGCTACGCAATTCAGAATTTGGGCTACTCAGACTTTGAAAGAATATATCGTCAAAGGATTTGTATTAAATGATGATATGCTCAAAAACGGCAGGCCATTCGGTAAGGATTATTTTGATGAACTTTTAGAACGCATCAGGGAAATCAGAGCTTCTGAACGCAGAGCTTATCAGAAGATTGCTGATGTTTTTGAACAGTGCAGTAGCGATTACAACTCCAATTCCGAGGAAACGAAAATATTTTATGCCTTTGTGCAAAATAAAATGCACTTTGCCATAACAGGAAAAACTGCCGCCGAAATTATCCATGGACGGGCGGACAGTGAACATCCAACCATGGGATTGACTACATGGAAAGCGTCACCTCACGGCAAAATTTTAAAGAGTGATGTGAAGGTAGCAAAGAATTATCTTAACCAAAATGAGTTGGATAGACTGAATAGAATTGTGACAATGTACATTGATTATGCTGAGTTTCAGGCGTTAAATCAAAATATTATGACAATGAAAGACTGGCTACATATCACTGACGAGTTTTTAAAGTTTAATCGTCGCGAGGTTTTAAAGGATTCGGGAAAGATAAGCCATGAGGATGCCATGGATAAGGCAAAAAAAGAATATGAAAAATTTCGTGTAAGGCAAGATGAAAGATATATTTCAGAATTTGATAAAACTATGGAGAAGTATTTAAAGGGAAATACGAAACAATAA
- a CDS encoding restriction endonuclease, whose protein sequence is MSDYLDNIYDRHITNEKLKVGTKYERLAAVVYKIFEEDDVVIHDLRLRGKGKTAEHQIDVTIEKQGNKKRILVECKDYNDIVGIGIIRDFYGAVAQIKPDDAIVVTTKGFTKGAVKFAKDENIKLAILKEFNEEDWEGRLRRLFY, encoded by the coding sequence ATGTCAGATTACCTGGATAATATTTATGATAGGCATATCACTAACGAGAAATTGAAAGTCGGCACAAAATATGAAAGACTGGCTGCTGTGGTTTATAAGATTTTTGAAGAAGATGATGTAGTAATCCACGACTTACGTTTAAGAGGCAAAGGAAAAACCGCCGAGCATCAGATTGACGTTACAATCGAAAAGCAAGGTAATAAAAAAAGAATTTTAGTTGAATGTAAGGATTATAACGACATTGTTGGAATTGGCATCATTCGCGATTTTTATGGAGCTGTCGCTCAAATAAAACCTGATGATGCAATAGTCGTTACAACAAAAGGGTTTACTAAGGGAGCAGTAAAGTTTGCCAAAGATGAAAATATAAAGTTGGCTATTCTCAAAGAGTTTAATGAAGAGGATTGGGAGGGAAGATTAAGGCGACTGTTTTATTAA
- the istB gene encoding IS21-like element helper ATPase IstB: MNERIERVNALVSGLHLAPVDLENLYAKKNNLTPLESIEVFLSEQQRLRTEKQNLIRRRRANLPAEKTLETFDFGFQRSVSREQMLRLSDMTWVEQAFNICFLGPPGIGKTHLALSLAVQALNLGYAVAFTTLDELMITLKTSQISTASKRRIKILNSAALVIIDEVGFMPLSTTEANLFFGFVSSMSEKTSLIITSNKGFDEWADFLGDATITTAILDRLIHHCEILNMTGNSYRLQHRKTITQC, translated from the coding sequence ATGAATGAACGGATTGAACGTGTCAATGCATTGGTGTCTGGACTGCATTTGGCCCCTGTCGATTTAGAAAACCTTTATGCTAAAAAGAACAATCTCACACCTCTGGAAAGCATTGAGGTTTTCCTTTCAGAGCAACAACGTCTTCGGACGGAAAAACAAAATCTAATTCGTAGAAGAAGAGCAAATCTACCCGCCGAAAAAACTTTGGAAACCTTTGACTTCGGATTCCAACGCAGCGTATCCAGAGAGCAGATGCTAAGGCTGTCCGACATGACTTGGGTCGAGCAAGCGTTCAACATTTGTTTCTTGGGGCCACCCGGTATCGGAAAAACACATTTGGCCTTATCTTTAGCGGTACAGGCTTTAAACTTGGGTTATGCCGTAGCTTTTACGACCTTGGATGAACTCATGATTACACTGAAAACCTCACAAATCTCAACAGCCAGTAAGAGACGCATTAAAATACTCAACTCGGCAGCCCTGGTTATTATTGATGAGGTTGGTTTTATGCCGTTATCTACTACAGAAGCAAATTTGTTCTTCGGCTTTGTGTCCTCCATGTCCGAGAAAACATCACTGATTATTACCTCAAACAAGGGTTTTGATGAATGGGCTGACTTCTTAGGTGATGCGACGATAACAACTGCAATTTTAGATCGGCTTATCCACCACTGCGAGATTTTAAACATGACAGGCAACAGCTACAGACTTCAACACAGGAAGACAATTACTCAATGCTAA
- a CDS encoding IS5 family transposase, which translates to MGQQTFSDIEYSNRRKKTKREEFLEIMNEIIPWDEWVALIQPHYFDGKRGRPPLGIEKMLRMYLLQIWFSLSDEGVEDAIYDSYAMRKFMGIDFIHEQAPDATTLLKFRHLIEESGLGKAFFEAINRCLEQCGHIMKGGTIVDATLISAPSSTKNASGSRDPEMHQTKKGNQWYFGMKCHIGVDAGTGYIHGIAATGANVHDIAEASKLMRPEDEVFYGDAGYLGLNKRPEITEDPHKSQIDYRIAERPGKKRSMDNGPARDFYCHIEFRKASVRAKVEHAFHIIKNIFGFKKVCYRGIAKNLNRLYMLAASANLLMCARSGGWRSQCA; encoded by the coding sequence ATGGGGCAACAAACCTTTTCGGATATAGAATACTCAAACCGACGGAAGAAAACGAAACGAGAAGAATTTCTTGAAATAATGAACGAGATCATCCCCTGGGACGAATGGGTGGCGCTTATACAGCCGCACTATTTTGACGGTAAGCGCGGTCGTCCACCGCTCGGGATTGAAAAAATGCTGAGAATGTATCTGCTGCAGATATGGTTTAGCCTTTCTGACGAAGGTGTAGAGGATGCCATTTACGACAGTTACGCCATGCGAAAATTTATGGGAATAGACTTCATACATGAGCAGGCGCCGGATGCGACCACCCTGCTCAAATTCCGTCATTTGATTGAGGAAAGCGGCTTAGGGAAGGCATTCTTTGAGGCGATCAACCGTTGTTTGGAACAGTGCGGACATATCATGAAAGGTGGAACCATTGTTGACGCCACACTGATCAGCGCGCCATCCTCAACGAAGAACGCAAGCGGTAGCCGCGATCCGGAGATGCACCAAACAAAGAAGGGTAATCAGTGGTATTTCGGCATGAAATGCCATATCGGTGTGGACGCAGGGACCGGTTATATTCATGGTATAGCGGCAACAGGCGCAAATGTGCATGACATAGCCGAAGCGTCAAAGCTAATGAGGCCGGAAGACGAGGTTTTCTACGGTGACGCCGGATATTTGGGACTAAATAAACGACCGGAAATCACAGAGGACCCTCACAAATCACAAATTGATTACCGTATCGCTGAGCGTCCCGGAAAGAAACGCAGCATGGACAATGGCCCTGCACGGGATTTTTATTGCCATATAGAGTTTCGGAAAGCGTCTGTCCGAGCCAAAGTGGAGCACGCCTTTCATATCATTAAGAACATATTTGGCTTCAAAAAGGTTTGTTATAGAGGAATTGCCAAGAATCTGAATAGACTGTATATGCTGGCCGCCAGCGCAAACCTGCTGATGTGCGCCCGAAGCGGCGGCTGGCGAAGCCAATGCGCGTAA
- a CDS encoding radical SAM/SPASM domain-containing protein — protein sequence MHPEKSSQEFLEEYFKDKPQLTNLHIEITSKCNERCVHCYIPHENKVSDIEADLFYDVLEQCKNMRLLHLTLSGGEPMLHKSFCDFLRKCKEYDFSVNVLSNLTLLNDEIIKEMRTNPLLGVQVSLYSMDSNIHDEITQMKGSFKKTKNAILKLIENDIPLQISCPIMKQNKNCYDDVKNWAKKHKIHVGDDYVIIARYNHTTQNLSNRLSINEIREVINDIVVIDTSYMEQMEREAEKKKNITSNDFVCSVCHSSIFIADNGNVYPCAGWQDYNIGNVKETSLEDIWNNSERIQYLRGLRRKDFPKCIQCPDKDFCTMCMVRNANEDPLGDPLAVNEYFCDIAKLNRKMMLEWKEMGN from the coding sequence ATGCATCCTGAAAAATCCTCACAGGAATTTTTAGAAGAATACTTTAAAGACAAACCTCAACTTACAAATTTACACATAGAAATTACAAGCAAGTGCAACGAAAGATGCGTACATTGCTATATTCCACATGAGAATAAAGTAAGCGATATCGAAGCTGATTTGTTTTATGATGTTTTAGAACAATGTAAAAATATGAGGTTATTGCATTTAACATTAAGTGGTGGGGAACCAATGTTGCACAAAAGCTTTTGCGATTTTTTAAGAAAATGCAAAGAATACGATTTTTCAGTAAATGTCCTTAGCAATTTAACTTTACTTAATGATGAAATTATCAAAGAAATGAGAACAAACCCTCTTTTAGGCGTTCAAGTCTCATTATACTCAATGGATTCCAATATTCACGATGAAATAACCCAAATGAAAGGAAGTTTTAAAAAAACAAAAAATGCAATTTTGAAACTTATTGAAAACGATATACCTTTACAAATAAGCTGTCCAATAATGAAGCAAAACAAAAACTGTTATGATGATGTTAAAAATTGGGCGAAAAAACATAAGATTCATGTCGGAGATGATTATGTCATCATAGCAAGATATAATCATACAACACAAAATCTTAGTAACCGTCTGTCCATTAATGAAATCAGAGAAGTGATTAACGATATTGTTGTGATTGATACAAGTTATATGGAGCAAATGGAAAGGGAAGCGGAGAAGAAAAAGAATATTACATCAAACGATTTTGTTTGTAGCGTTTGTCATTCATCCATTTTCATAGCTGACAACGGGAATGTATATCCATGTGCTGGCTGGCAGGATTATAATATTGGTAATGTAAAAGAAACTTCTCTCGAAGATATTTGGAATAATTCTGAAAGAATACAATATCTAAGAGGCTTGCGAAGAAAAGATTTTCCTAAATGTATTCAATGTCCTGATAAAGATTTTTGTACCATGTGTATGGTTAGAAACGCAAATGAAGACCCTCTGGGGGATCCTTTAGCAGTTAATGAGTATTTTTGTGATATCGCAAAACTTAATAGAAAAATGATGCTTGAATGGAAAGAAATGGGCAATTAA